Part of the Paenibacillus sp. FSL R7-0273 genome is shown below.
TTTACCAATGCAGAGTTTGTAACGCCAAGACGGAATACAGCTCCGGCTGCAGGCCGCGGCTATCAGACAAGCGTGCGTCCGAAGGCGCTGGATGAATTCAAGCATTTGAATATCCGTTATGTCAGCTTTGCGAATAATCACACGGGTGATTATGGGGTTGAAGGCATGGTGGATACCATTGAAGAAGCGGAAGCGCGCGGACTATTCCCTTTGGGGGTTGGCATGAGCCTGCATGAAGCCCGTAAGCCGGTCTTTATCGATACACCAGACGGGCGCATCGCCATTATTACCATTGATGTGACGAGAAGTGAGGTTTTTGCAGCCTCTAATCCGGGTAACGGCGTTCCGGCCCGTCCGGGCGTTAACCCGCTCCGCTGGTCGCGTACGTATGTCGTGAACGATCAGGATTTTGCTGCTTTAAAAGAAATCAGTGAACGGATCGGCATTGCTCCAAGTATGGAGGAAGGCAAGCGGATCGAGACCTATAAGAGTAAATCGGAGAATCACTATGAGTTCGGCTCCCTGTTTGAAGGCTACTTAACCTTTGAAAAGGGAGAGCATTCCCGTGTCAAAACGGCAGCGCATGAGCAGGATCAGCAGGAAATCTTCCGTACGATTCAGGACGCGCGGGAACGTGCTGATTACGTGTTTGTCAGTCTGCACACGCATGAAGGGGAGAATGAGAACTGGTACTCCGATTATCCGGCAGAGTTCATAGAAACCTTCGCACGGGGGGCAGTGGATGCAGGAGCGAGCTGTGTATTCGGACATGGTTCACACTTTACTAGAGGCGTGGAGCTGTACAAGGGTCAGCCTATTTTCTACAACCTGGGCAGTCTGTTTATGGAGTTTGAGGCCGGAGAGTCGATTGTATCTCCAGAGATGTTCACCGCCTACGGTTATGCGGAGAATGAAGCTCCGTCTACCCTGCACAAGAATAGAACCAAGGACAATGAGGGGAACTGGCAGGGCTTTTACAGCGACCGTAAATTCTCGGAAAACTTCCTGGTTATGTTCGATCTCAGTGTCGAGGAGAACCGGTTTGATTACCACCTGATTCCGATTGATCTTAGACTGACTCATCCGACAGTGACTAAGCGTGGTCTGCCTGTATTAGCTTCCGAGGAAGCGGCGGCCTCTCTGGTTAAACGGCTGAATGCTGTAAGCCAGGAACGGTATCAGACAGAAATCACCTACGAAGGCGAGCGTTTGACCGTCAAAAAACGTTAATAACTGCATCATGTTAATTCATCGTGGAAGGAAGTAAATCTGCATGGGAGAGATTTTTGATATAAACGCGGTGTTCACATCCATTCCTCTTCTGTTAGAGGTCCTTCCTGTGAGTCTGCAAATCACTGTCATTTCAATGATAGTCGGCCTTGTGTTTGCTTTGCTGTTTGCGATTATCCGGATGAAAAAAATCCCTGTGCTTAGCCAGCTGGTTACTGTTTTTATCTCATTTATACGGGGAACGCCTATCATCGTACAGCTGTACCTCACCTATAACGGGATACCGCTGCTGCTAAAATTCATTAATCAGGAGTACGGGACAGATTACAATATCAATGCCGTACCGGCGATGCTGTTTGTCCTGGTTACCTTCGCCTTTAATGAAGCGGCCTACAATTCGGAGACCATCCGCGCTGCGCTGCAATCGGTGAATAAAGGCCAGATTGAGGCTGCAGAATCGCTGGGGATGACCTATCTTCAGGTGCTGAAAAGAGTCATCATGCCTCAAGCGCTTGTTGTAGCTATTCCGCCGCTCGGCAATGCCTTAATTGGACTGCTCAAGGGAACTTCCCTGGCCTTTGTTGCCGGTGTAATCGAAATGACCGCTAAGGGTAAAATTATC
Proteins encoded:
- a CDS encoding CapA family protein; this encodes MKFLVSGDALFSSSNLYKTMDPELLALLQGADEAFTNAEFVTPRRNTAPAAGRGYQTSVRPKALDEFKHLNIRYVSFANNHTGDYGVEGMVDTIEEAEARGLFPLGVGMSLHEARKPVFIDTPDGRIAIITIDVTRSEVFAASNPGNGVPARPGVNPLRWSRTYVVNDQDFAALKEISERIGIAPSMEEGKRIETYKSKSENHYEFGSLFEGYLTFEKGEHSRVKTAAHEQDQQEIFRTIQDARERADYVFVSLHTHEGENENWYSDYPAEFIETFARGAVDAGASCVFGHGSHFTRGVELYKGQPIFYNLGSLFMEFEAGESIVSPEMFTAYGYAENEAPSTLHKNRTKDNEGNWQGFYSDRKFSENFLVMFDLSVEENRFDYHLIPIDLRLTHPTVTKRGLPVLASEEAAASLVKRLNAVSQERYQTEITYEGERLTVKKR
- a CDS encoding amino acid ABC transporter permease is translated as MGEIFDINAVFTSIPLLLEVLPVSLQITVISMIVGLVFALLFAIIRMKKIPVLSQLVTVFISFIRGTPIIVQLYLTYNGIPLLLKFINQEYGTDYNINAVPAMLFVLVTFAFNEAAYNSETIRAALQSVNKGQIEAAESLGMTYLQVLKRVIMPQALVVAIPPLGNALIGLLKGTSLAFVAGVIEMTAKGKIISGSNFRFFEVYLALAIIYWVLTIIIEQILRYMERKFSIPDSAQAVNRGGWFSWGRRGI